The window TACAATGTCTTCAATTCCCtgtaataaagattactatttctaatgtaatctacattcagtgtaccaaacgtacagGTCAGGAGAGAAAATACTTGGGTCttaccaatttttttccctttcctccttccaaccaaacacccataaaaaaaaaaaaaatttcttcttattttctttccaaagtTTTTCATTCACCCTATTTCACATCTAAACAAATACACCCTAAGTGACCAACCACATTTAGAAAATCCTATGATTAACAGGGGATTGATTGATGGGTATCTGGTGTTTTGGTAACATACCCTAAGTGACCAACCACTTGGGCTGTCCAGATTGATCCGGTAACCCAACTCACTCGAAAAACCGATCGGAACCGACCCGAATCCGGTTGACCCGACTGCTCCGACGGGTCGGCGGCGGATCTTCACCACCAGAAACCGATTCCAACGGATCGGTTTCGGTTTTCCTCCCTTAAAACCCGAAAAACCCGAACCGACCGAAAGATTTCCAGATTCCGGCCAAAATTTCCAGATCTCGACAAGAATTTCCAGTTTCCGGTGAGAATTTTCCAGAATCCGGCAAGAATTTTCCAGAATCCGGCAAAGAAACCCAAATTTCGGCGACATTTCCCTTAGATCCAGTGAGATTTTGACCGGATCTTGCGAAATCTCATCAAATCCAGTTAGATTTTCGTCGGATCTAAGAGAAATATCGCCGGAATCTAGAAAACTATCGCCGAAATATGGGTTTCTTCGCCGGATCTGTGTTTTTTTCACCGTTTTCTCGCCATCTTCTCAGATCTACGACTCCGACCGACCCGCCCGCCATCCGTTCATAATCTGAACCGCCTGACCCGATTATTCAGGCGGGTCGACGGCGGGTGCATTTTTTCCCCACCCGATTCCGACGGGTCGGTTttgggttgggcacaaacccgacccgaaccgacccgtggacagcccttCCAACCACAtttagaaaatcatttttttttttttttttgagaattaatgGGGGATTGATTGATGGGTATCTGGCGTGTTGGTAACCTGGTATAACGGATTCGTGGTAtcctatctcaaaaaaaaaaataaaataataataataggggTGCTGTGGGGGTATATTTTTCCCCGGAATGGGTGCTTACTATAGTCATAGAAGTGATCAGTCGCAAAATCCGAATACGAAAACGTGGAAGTCATAAAAACCTGAGGCAATGGAAGAGGAGAAGGGTTTAGCAGAACCAAAACCCTCTCTATTTCCTCTATTTCCTGCTTCGGACGCCTCTCAATCCCACTCTCACCAACTCATCACTCCAACCCCCCCGAGTCAATGGCTCTCAAACTCCAGCTTCACCGCCGACCTCTCCGTCATCAACGACGCCGTTTCCatccaaccacaaccacaattagaagaagaagacgaagaagaagaagaagaaccagaAGAGAAGCAACCTAAATCAAAGGAGTATGAGTTTCTTGAATCCGACCAAGACGATAACAAAAAGAATtctaagaataagaagaagaagaagaagaaacgtAAACGGTCCAAAGAGAGAGAAGACGGTGCCAGAAAGTCCGGTGTTCGAGCTTGGGCTGGTTCCGattccaattccaattccaattccaaagATTATTACTTCGAATCGCGTGGCGATCCCGATAATTTGGCTTTCGGCTCCCTTTACAGGTTAGGTTCCTTTCAATTGCATATTTACTACATCGTGCACAAACATATATACATCAACTCTTTTTAGTTTTGGGATTCTTAGTTTGACTTGTATTCTAGTGGTTTCTCTAAAAAGCCTAGTGAATTCATTTCTTAAATTCAACTCCacgacaaaaaacaaaacattataGTGATTAATTTTTAGTTCTATCAAATTTTGGACACAACCATTTCCAcaccaaaattcaaaatatgctTAAGCGTCGGTTTGTGATTGGTGAATTCAAGTTCACTTTTTCACGAGTACCAATGGCAGTCCCATGTGCAAATGTTGATTTCTAACCACAAGTTGACACCCGAGCATTTTGTGGATTTAAGAAAACAATTGATGCACTTTGATGTTACTGGTTTAAAGGCTGAAGGTTTAAAGTTCTCACTTTACTGCAGGATGGATATTGCCCGCTACAAACCTCATAACCCTTTGAAGCTATCCGGGCTTTATAATCAAGGTTTGTACTGGTGGAACCGGACAGGTGCAATGTTGGATAGAGATGGTGATCTTGATGCATTGGATAGTAAACTAGTATCTGCTGGTCGTTATTGGTCTGCAAAGTACACAGCTTTGGAgcgccataagaacttaaagcgAGTTCGTCTTCTTGCACCCATAAAGTCGACAGCAGATGATTTCATTCCTTTATCAGACATTCAAACCTCCCATGAAGGTGTGGATAGTGGTTCTGTCTCGAGAGCTTCAATAATTGAAGAATCTTGGGAAGATGAAGTTCTACGCAGAACACGGGACTTCAACAAATTGACAAGGGAGAACCCGCATGATGAAAAGGCCTGGTTAGCTTTTGCAGAGTTCCAGGACAGGGTTGCGGGTATGCAACCCCAGAAAGGTGCTCGCTTGCAGACACTTGAAAAGAAGATAAGCATACTGGAGAAGGCAGCTGAGCTTAACCCAGATAATGAAGATTTGTTGCTTTGTCTTCTGAAAGCTTATCAGAACAGAGATAACATTGATGTCTTGATTACTAGATGGGAAAAGATACTCATGCAGCATCCAGGGAGTTACAAATTGTGGAGGGAGTTCCTGCATGTTGTTCAAGGAGATTTCTCCAGGTTCAAGGTTTCAGACATGAGAAAAATGTATGCACATGCAATCCAGGCTCTATCTGCTGCATCCAGCAAGCACTTTAGGCAGGTTCTCAATCTAACATATtccagtttttctttttcatgagGATGGCTAAATGAATAATATATAGATGAAATTATCTTTTATATCTCTACTTTTACTGTTTTGGACAATCAAAGCCACTAACACGTGGTTCCTATTAATGCTTGTGGATAGTTTAAGTTTCATATTTCAATAGTTCATTTCGCATACATACTACACGGTGTCTCTATTCCTATGTTCTGGCTTTGGTTTCAAGCTTTGTATATATTGTTGGAACTGTTTTTAATATCATAAGCTTTTGTGATGATTGATTtcctaacatggtatcagagccctgTTTGGCTAAGCGTTTTTTAATCAAGTTTTGGCTTCCTTCTGTTCGTACATGTGAGGGCTGCATACTTGTAAGGCCTGTTCTTCATTCAGGACTGTTAGTGAGCTTGCACATGAGGGAAAATGTTGGTGCAAATTTTATTTACATTGTTGGACATATTTTCCAAATGTAAACAACTAAAAAAAGGGCAAGTAGTTGTGGTTTATCAATATGTAGTCAGTTATGAATAGATATTCTGACATTTTTAACAGTGTTatgtttttcatctttttattttatttttcatggcatgggtaaaaaaaaaaaaaaccttcttagAACATGTTATGTCACCTCATTTTGGTTTTTATGTATTCTCATTTAATGCAGGGTCATCAATCTGCAAAGCCATCAGATACTGCAATTGTTCAGCTGGAACTTGGTCTTGTTGATATATTCCTCAGTCTATGCAGGTTTGAGTGGCAGGCTGGCTACCAGGAGTTGGCTACTGCATTATTCCAGGCTGAAATTGAATTTAGTTTGTTTTGTCCTTTACTCCTGACTGAGCAGAGTAGAAGGAGACTTTTTGAGCACTTTTGGAATAGTGATGGTGCAAGAGTTGGAGAAGAAGATGCCCTTGGATGGTCCACATGGTtggagagagaggaggagaatAGGCAAAAGGTTATCAAAGACGAGGAGACCACACGTGATAATGAAAAAGGTGGTTGGACAGGTTGGTCAGAGCCACTTTTCAAAGATCAGGATGGTAGTATAAATTCAATAAACGCAGCCAACAATAACTTGGATGTTGGGGAGCCTCAGGAGGAATTTGAGGATGAAGATGTCAAGCAGGAAGATGAAACTGAAGCTTTGCTGAAAAAATTAGGTATTGATGTTGAAGCTGAGGCTAGTTGTGAGGTTAAAGAAACTTCAACTTGGGCTAGATGGTCAGAAGAAGAGTCATCTAGGGACTGTGATCAATGGATGCCTCTTCGCAGGAAATCtggtttctctctttctccctccctcCTCTTGTGTATCTATGAGATTTACTGTATCAAAGCTTTTCTTAGATGTTCATTTCTGAAGTTATTTGTATCTGTTCTTCACAAATAAATACTCATGTTTTGAAAACTGAATTTGACCATGAAACAGCTGGGGGCTTGCATAGTGATGGGACACCTGATAGAGAAGGTGATGAGCAACTTTTGAGGGTTATATTGTATGAAGATGTCAATGAATACCTGTTTTCGTTAAGCTCAGTAGAGGCCCGTTTATCTCTCATGTCCCAATTCATTGATTTCTTTGGTGGGAAAATATCTCAATGGTAAGTTCTCTATTGATACCATACCTAATTTCCCTCATCTATTTCTGCTCCTACTCTAAGCTTGATTTGTACTTGTTTGTTTccttgtctttttttcttttttttttcccccttttcccTTTTCGTAGAAACATCCAAACATAAATTGAAAGCAATGAAAGAATAGATaacgtttttctttttcaacaaatactgattttttgtttttgttttggataggTATAAATACTGAACCAATTTTTTGCATATGAATTGTTTTGTCCCATTGCTTGGAACTTTATGGGTATAATCTAAAATCATTAGTAAGCAATCTGAAATGTGAAACAGTGGCATGGGATGGGTAGTCTGTGGCTGTGTAGTGGAGCCCtagttttagaaaataactaGCATAACTGAGGGTTGGTGTCATTAAGTGGTTTAAATTGATTGATGGATTATATTGTTATGAAAAATGAACTCATACAGTTAATCTATAGAGTTGGGTTTGTTAATAGtaattataactttttttttttttggggggggggggggggtgggggggtggggggaggggggcTGTGTACACACAGAAAGAGTATCTTTTGGAGTAGTTCTTCAAGAATTCATTTCTGAATGGAACCACTTTTGACAATATGTGGGGAACTTCTGagttttttgttccttttttttggttatcttCTCATACAGCTTTCAGAATTAGAAAGGCCAATTGACTCTTGTTTTAACATGCGATTGTGACATTTTCCCATAATTTTCTTTGTACACTTGCACATATTCCTAGGTGCCTATCTTGTTAATGAGAACTTTTGAGGCTTGGTTAGAAGATATAAATGGATGAACCTAAGTACACAGACACTACAGCTGGGTGAACAAATCACTTCATATTTTCTccataagaaataaaatatattagaaGAGTGCAAAAAGGGTGTGTGATCCTAATACacagaacattttttttataagtagtaATAATTTTGATCATCTTAGGGAACTTTGGGGGAATATACGTACTATACATAATCTGTTCCcaatgtattcttttttttttttgataagtaaaaaaagaaaaaagaatacattGGGAACGGATTATGTATtctttgtaatttaattttaattaataaaactgCTGTTACTTATCAAAGAACAAGCTTACctgtcaatttttatttattttttatttttttaagtatcttTGAAATCcaacatattaataaaagagaacaaaccATTACAACCGCCCATtcatataaaaacataatttttatgtcCAGAATTGCAGTTTTGTTCTTGCCAAAATAAATCTTCAATGGACAAATAAATCCAATTGAAAGTGACTGTTACTG of the Quercus robur chromosome 10, dhQueRobu3.1, whole genome shotgun sequence genome contains:
- the LOC126703307 gene encoding uncharacterized protein LOC126703307 isoform X1; the protein is MEEEKGLAEPKPSLFPLFPASDASQSHSHQLITPTPPSQWLSNSSFTADLSVINDAVSIQPQPQLEEEDEEEEEEPEEKQPKSKEYEFLESDQDDNKKNSKNKKKKKKKRKRSKEREDGARKSGVRAWAGSDSNSNSNSKDYYFESRGDPDNLAFGSLYRMDIARYKPHNPLKLSGLYNQGLYWWNRTGAMLDRDGDLDALDSKLVSAGRYWSAKYTALERHKNLKRVRLLAPIKSTADDFIPLSDIQTSHEGVDSGSVSRASIIEESWEDEVLRRTRDFNKLTRENPHDEKAWLAFAEFQDRVAGMQPQKGARLQTLEKKISILEKAAELNPDNEDLLLCLLKAYQNRDNIDVLITRWEKILMQHPGSYKLWREFLHVVQGDFSRFKVSDMRKMYAHAIQALSAASSKHFRQGHQSAKPSDTAIVQLELGLVDIFLSLCRFEWQAGYQELATALFQAEIEFSLFCPLLLTEQSRRRLFEHFWNSDGARVGEEDALGWSTWLEREEENRQKVIKDEETTRDNEKGGWTGWSEPLFKDQDGSINSINAANNNLDVGEPQEEFEDEDVKQEDETEALLKKLGIDVEAEASCEVKETSTWARWSEEESSRDCDQWMPLRRKSAGGLHSDGTPDREGDEQLLRVILYEDVNEYLFSLSSVEARLSLMSQFIDFFGGKISQCSICTNNSSWIEKILSLEALPDVILSTLRRVHDALTKAQSSLSSFSLEELLGSTNDISKRTDMMKFLRNATLLCLTAFPRNYILEEAALVAEELSATKMNSSRSSDTPCRVLAKRLLKSDRQDVLLCGVYARREAAYGNIDHARRIFDMALSLIEGLPMELWSNAPLLYFWYAEAELANNPADSGEKSFRALHILSCLGSGETYSPFKSQPSSLKLLRAHQGFKERIRTVRSAWVRGLIDDQSVALICSVALFEELTSGWAAGIEVLDQAFATVLPERQSHSYQLEYLFNYYVKMLQRHHKQLSLSKVWESVIRGLQIYPFSPELFGALLEIGHLYTTPNKLRWMFDDFCHKKPSVIVWIFALLFEMSRGSSQHRIHGLFERALANEILHNSVVLWRCYVAYEINIACNPSAARRIFFRAIHACPWSKSLWLDGFLKLNSILTGKELSDLQEVMRDKELNLRTDIYEILLQDDLIP
- the LOC126703307 gene encoding uncharacterized protein LOC126703307 isoform X4 — encoded protein: MEEEKGLAEPKPSLFPLFPASDASQSHSHQLITPTPPSQWLSNSSFTADLSVINDAVSIQPQPQLEEEDEEEEEEPEEKQPKSKEYEFLESDQDDNKKNSKNKKKKKKKRKRSKEREDGARKSGVRAWAGSDSNSNSNSKDYYFESRGDPDNLAFGSLYRMDIARYKPHNPLKLSGLYNQGLYWWNRTGAMLDRDGDLDALDSKLVSAGRYWSAKYTALERHKNLKRVRLLAPIKSTADDFIPLSDIQTSHEGVDSGSVSRASIIEESWEDEVLRRTRDFNKLTRENPHDEKAWLAFAEFQDRVAGMQPQKGARLQTLEKKISILEKAAELNPDNEDLLLCLLKAYQNRDNIDVLITRWEKILMQHPGSYKLWREFLHVVQGDFSRFKVSDMRKMYAHAIQALSAASSKHFRQGHQSAKPSDTAIVQLELGLVDIFLSLCRFEWQAGYQELATALFQAEIEFSLFCPLLLTEQSRRRLFEHFWNSDGARVGEEDALGWSTWLEREEENRQKVIKDEETTRDNEKGGWTGWSEPLFKDQDGSINSINAANNNLDVGEPQEEFEDEDVKQEDETEALLKKLGIDVEAEASCEVKETSTWARWSEEESSRDCDQWMPLRRKSAGGLHSDGTPDREGDEQLLRVILYEDVNEYLFSLSSVEARLSLMSQFIDFFGGKISQCSICTNNSSWIEKILSLEALPDVILSTLRRVHDALTKAQSSLSSFSLEELLGSTNDISKRTDMMKFLRNATLLCLTAFPRNYILEEAALVAEELSATKMNSSRSSDTPCRVLAKRLLKSDRQDVLLCGVYARREAAYGNIDHARRIFDMALSLIEGLPMELWSNAPLLYFWYAEAELANNPADSGEKSFRALHILSCLGSGETYSPFKSQPSSLKLLRAHQGFKERIRTVRSAWVRGLIDDQSVALICSVALFEELTSGWAAGIEVLDQAFATVLPDASETS
- the LOC126703307 gene encoding uncharacterized protein LOC126703307 isoform X3, with the protein product MEEEKGLAEPKPSLFPLFPASDASQSHSHQLITPTPPSQWLSNSSFTADLSVINDAVSIQPQPQLEEEDEEEEEEPEEKQPKSKEYEFLESDQDDNKKNSKNKKKKKKKRKRSKEREDGARKSGVRAWAGSDSNSNSNSKDYYFESRGDPDNLAFGSLYRMDIARYKPHNPLKLSGLYNQGLYWWNRTGAMLDRDGDLDALDSKLVSAGRYWSAKYTALERHKNLKRVRLLAPIKSTADDFIPLSDIQTSHEGVDSGSVSRASIIEESWEDEVLRRTRDFNKLTRENPHDEKAWLAFAEFQDRVAGMQPQKGARLQTLEKKISILEKAAELNPDNEDLLLCLLKAYQNRDNIDVLITRWEKILMQHPGSYKLWREFLHVVQGDFSRFKVSDMRKMYAHAIQALSAASSKHFRQGHQSAKPSDTAIVQLELGLVDIFLSLCRFEWQAGYQELATALFQAEIEFSLFCPLLLTEQSRRRLFEHFWNSDGARVGEEDALGWSTWLEREEENRQKVIKDEETTRDNEKGGWTGWSEPLFKDQDGSINSINAANNNLDVGEPQEEFEDEDVKQEDETEALLKKLGIDVEAEASCEVKETSTWARWSEEESSRDCDQWMPLRRKSAGGLHSDGTPDREGDEQLLRVILYEDVNEYLFSLSSVEARLSLMSQFIDFFGGKISQCSICTNNSSWIEKILSLEALPDVILSTLRRVHDALTKAQSSLSSFSLEELLGSTNDISKRTDMMKFLRNATLLCLTAFPRNYILEEAALVAEELSATKMNSSRSSDTPCRVLAKRLLKSDRQDVLLCGVYARREAAYGNIDHARRIFDMALSLIEGLPMELWSNAPLLYFWYAEAELANNPADSGEKSFRALHILSCLGSGETYSPFKSQPSSLKLLRAHQGFKERIRTVRSAWVRGLIDDQSVALICSVALFEELTSGWAAGIEVLDQAFATVLPERQSHSYQLEYLFNYYVKMLQRHHKQLSLSKVWESVIRGLQIYPFSPELFGALLEIGHLYTTPNKLRWMFDDFCHKWQQWMHIQLGLGIKLQMAL
- the LOC126703307 gene encoding uncharacterized protein LOC126703307 isoform X2, which encodes MEEEKGLAEPKPSLFPLFPASDASQSHSHQLITPTPPSQWLSNSSFTADLSVINDAVSIQPQPQLEEEDEEEEEEPEEKQPKSKEYEFLESDQDDNKKNSKNKKKKKKKRKRSKEREDGARKSGVRAWAGSDSNSNSNSKDYYFESRGDPDNLAFGSLYRMDIARYKPHNPLKLSGLYNQGLYWWNRTGAMLDRDGDLDALDSKLVSAGRYWSAKYTALERHKNLKRVRLLAPIKSTADDFIPLSDIQTSHEGVDSGSVSRASIIEESWEDEVLRRTRDFNKLTRENPHDEKAWLAFAEFQDRVAGMQPQKGARLQTLEKKISILEKAAELNPDNEDLLLCLLKAYQNRDNIDVLITRWEKILMQHPGSYKLWREFLHVVQGDFSRFKVSDMRKMYAHAIQALSAASSKHFRQGHQSAKPSDTAIVQLELGLVDIFLSLCRFEWQAGYQELATALFQAEIEFSLFCPLLLTEQSRRRLFEHFWNSDGARVGEEDALGWSTWLEREEENRQKVIKDEETTRDNEKGGWTGWSEPLFKDQDGSINSINAANNNLDVGEPQEEFEDEDVKQEDETEALLKKLGIDVEAEASCEVKETSTWARWSEEESSRDCDQWMPLRRKSAGGLHSDGTPDREGDEQLLRVILYEDVNEYLFSLSSVEARLSLMSQFIDFFGGKISQCICTNNSSWIEKILSLEALPDVILSTLRRVHDALTKAQSSLSSFSLEELLGSTNDISKRTDMMKFLRNATLLCLTAFPRNYILEEAALVAEELSATKMNSSRSSDTPCRVLAKRLLKSDRQDVLLCGVYARREAAYGNIDHARRIFDMALSLIEGLPMELWSNAPLLYFWYAEAELANNPADSGEKSFRALHILSCLGSGETYSPFKSQPSSLKLLRAHQGFKERIRTVRSAWVRGLIDDQSVALICSVALFEELTSGWAAGIEVLDQAFATVLPERQSHSYQLEYLFNYYVKMLQRHHKQLSLSKVWESVIRGLQIYPFSPELFGALLEIGHLYTTPNKLRWMFDDFCHKKPSVIVWIFALLFEMSRGSSQHRIHGLFERALANEILHNSVVLWRCYVAYEINIACNPSAARRIFFRAIHACPWSKSLWLDGFLKLNSILTGKELSDLQEVMRDKELNLRTDIYEILLQDDLIP